The genome window ATTTCTAAatatttctcatttattttagtTGTTTTCTGAAAACACTATCCTGAACATATCATCAAAAAAGAGAATTCATATTTGCTAGACTGAAAAACTCCTcacccagagagagagagagagagagggctcGAATGAGGGTACGAACATTTATTCTAGCAGTTCTAGGAAGGACTCTGTGAAGATTGAAGTAAGTTTTCATGAAAGATTTAGTTTTTGGGGCATTTTGAATTGCACTTTTTGTCTGCCTGACTTTCAGAAGGTAAGAAAATAACTTCATGAATAATTGAATATGCAAAACATAGACTTGGTTGTAGTTGCATGCAGATCAATTCAAGGCTCTACTTGCAGCTTACTGTGGTAATGGGTTTGTTTTACACAGGATGCTCCTGTTGGCTAAAGAGAATTCTTCCCATTGATGCATTTCTACCCATGGACCTTTGGGGTGCTAGACTCAGGACTCGGGAGCCATCCCAGACTGATTGTTAATCTAAATGTCAAGAAATTTATAATTGCACGAATTAAGGTTCCTTATAGGGCCTAGTGAAAGAAGTGCAGgaggttcaattcttggaaacaacctctccacatattatgtggagtaaGGTTTGCATACATCCTTCTTgtcaggagccttgtgcacgggagttgtttacctttttttttgccttttacaTGAACTAAGGTTCCTTCTTTTCAAAATGGGGAAATTGGTTTTGGAAGTAGAAGTGAAATGAATTTTGGATAGTGTTGTTTAATCTTTTCCAATCTTGGTTTACGAAAGGTCTGCATATATTTAAGTTAAGTTTGGACTTTGGACGGATCCGTTATGAGAGAAAAATAAGGTTTTTCCTACCCTTCACCTTTAGAATGGGAAGGCTTgtgaatgaattttttttgggagGGAAAGACAGGAACTATATAATTAGCTTTTGCATGTGGGATACATGAAatagaattttaaaatattttctacatgtattaaggaaaaaattgaattgtttaaactttaaagcatGAGATTGATATATAAAGTAGAATTATGGTATGAGCTTTTAAGCATCAATctgaaaaaaattaacaaaaatgaaagaaataaaagttGTGGGCatgttgaaatattttaaaataaattaaagaaaaaaaaagtgttggaTTTCCATCCCATTGTTGCTTTTCATATAATTTTCAAATGGTGACCATAATTTTCCTTTCCAAATCTCTGTCGCGCTCTTCTATTTTGCCAAAAATATTATAACAAATAATGGTGGCATGGCAGTGTAAAGGATGGTcggtaaatttttttgaatggaaagggTGGTTTataattattgattttgttCTTACTATAGATTCAAAAGAAACCACCAAAAGGAAGGTCTCtgttttcaattattttcttctcttagcTACTCGATCCATTTTCTTGGCAACtataatttgatttaaaaaGATTTTACTGTAAGTTAGTTTGATTCCACCTATTATGTTGTTCAAGGGTTATGCAGCAGTCTGGATTATCTGTGGTATTTGACTTCATCTAAATATACTATCTAATTGAATTGTCTGATTGTGTGTAGCCCAATTGCATTATATTGGCAATCTCTCCTGCTAATCAAGATATTGCCACTTCAGATGCTATAAAACTTGCAAGGGAAGTTGATCCTACAGGTATTGCAAACTAACCTTTGCATGATAACTTTGACCCTTGCAAAGCATTTTTTGACAATTATTAATGTTCAGTTGACTTGCATACTCATATGTATTTGTATAATGTTCTGCAACATTAGGTGAGAGAACATTTGGGGTGCTAACAAAACTTGATCTGATGGACAAAGGAACAAATGCTGTAGATGTATGGACATAGTCATGCTCTTTCAGTAAATGTTCGGACTTTATAATTGACTTGCTCAGATAGAAACGTGATAGTTGCTTTGTATGAATTCTTAAGGTTCTTGAAGGAAGGTCATACAGGCTGCAACATCCTTGGGTTGGAATTGTGAACCGTTCACAAGCGGACATCAATAAGAATGTTGACATGATTGTGGCTCGCCGAAAAGAGCGTGAATATTTTGAAACAAGCCCTGAGTATGGGCATTTGGCTAGGAAAATGGGTTCAGAGTATCTTGCGAAGCTGTTGTCCCAagtatttcattttttgttatcTTTGTTGTACTGGCCTAGtttatttcaatttatttaCTGATGCTTGAACACTGTCTGATGTTGAGTTTCCATTTCCTGTCAGCATTTAGAGACTGTTATCAGGCAGCGTATACCAAGTATCATTGCTTTGATAAATAAAACCATTGATGAGCTCAATGCAGAGTTGGATCGCATTGGCAGGCCTATTGCAGTAGATTCAGGGGTAAATAAATGGAATTTCAAGGAAATCTATTTTCAGAAAATATGAATGACTTTATTTCACAGTTGAGTAATACTAACTTcgattatttttcttacttacGCAGGCCCAGCTCTATACTATCTTAGAAATGTGTCGTGCATTTGATCGCATTTTTAAGGAACATCTCGATGGAGGGTAAATGATTTTACCTTTTCTTTGTCTTAGAACTCATTAAAATATTCAGCCATGAAACACTATTGTACTTGTCATCTATTATTCTTCTATTGTATCTAATAAATTTAGTAAAGTTTGATTCTCAGTAAAAAACAATCCAATatggtttattttttatttatcagaCCAAGGtccaaatattaatatttcacaTTAAAATATTGGAAATATTTGCACTCTTGACTAGTGTCACACTGGCACATTAATCAGTGTGACAGCCTATTCTCTTGGACAGTTGGACAGGATACTGAAATTAGTGGAAATAAGTCATTACTGTCCAATAACTGGTGAATCAATTATACATCTGTGAACTTATATCAGGAGCTTATCATTCCTAACAACCATGCTCATTAAAGCAATATAAAAGGTTTCTATTGAAATGGACCAAATACCATACTTGCAGGAGTATCGTGATTTAACTTTTCAGTTTGAAATGGTTTACTTTATATTCCTTCTAGGAAAAGGAATATTCAATAAAATGAAAGATCTTATAAACTGTTTTGTAGCCTTATTTACCATTGGCCACTGCATGTTATATTATTTAGAAGAGTAGAAAATTTTTCCAACTTGGTCATTGTTTATCTCATTAGTTATTTTGTGAAGAAGTCCAGAAATTGGCAGTCTGGTTGTGTATGGTagcttatatttttttaattcactAATGAATGCAGAAGTGAGATATAGAAGTTGAGGGCCTGGTAGGATGAAATATTTTTGGCTTAAAGAATTCTTAAATTAATCTGAACTCAGGATTCAGGCAAACAGATGATGTTTAATGTACTATCACACGCAGGAGAGACAATGGTTCCTTCAATTTTTATATGATGGCAGGCATGTAAATAATTTGTTCACAAAAGAGAAACTTCTGGCAAAATGCTTGTTCAAATAAATGAGTGTTTAGCTAATTAGCTCAATAGCCAAAGTCCATCCAAACATTGGTTGTGTGGGGATGGCTGTATTGTCTGTCCTTTACAGTATTATTGTTGAAATATTTCTTGTCATTCGGCAATAATAAAGGTTAGTTGTAgcaattttcattttgtttctccttttgAAATTAGTTTGTCTGACAGTAGAGTTGGTAACTAATTAGTTTATTTTATGCCATATATGTGACTTTTACCCGAAAGAAAAATCTAATGGAAGTTGTTAGATCAATTTATCTGATTATGGACTCGTGCTAAGTTTGTTTTGGCTCATTTTCTGTTTATAAGGAGTTTACTGGATTAGTTGGGGTTTAATAGAGTAGTACTTTGGGTGAAGGTTGAGATAAAAACATTCAGTTTTGATCAAAATAAAGTTTTTATGGAGCTTTTATCTCTTCTTTGATATATCATTAAGTTTAACAAATTGCTGGCTCAGGCGACCTGGTGGAGATCGGATATATGGAGTTTTTGACCACCAATTGCCAGCTGCCTTAAAAAAGCTTCCTTTTGACCGTCATCTATCTTTAAAAAATGTGCAAAAGGTTGTTTCAGAGGCTGATGGTTATCAGCCACATCTTATTGCTCCAGAACAAGGATACAGAAGACTAATTGATGGATCCATCAGCTACTTCAAAGGCCCAGCTGAAGCTTGCGTGGATGCTGTAATGTTCTTCCTTGTAGATGTTATTCATCTGTTGGAGATAAAGTTTTGTTAGATTTATGGTAGCTAATAAGAATATATGCTGTTGTTGCAGTTGTTACTGTAGTTTCtattgttattttcttttggcTCCTATGAAGCATGAATGACATGATAACTTAATTTGTCTATATTATATTTATCAGagctatatatacatttaatgTATACCGGCCCACTTTATCTGGGAGTAAGACTTTGATGGGTGGTGATGATAATATAAATTTAGTTCTATGTCTGCTGGTGGTTAGATATGAAGGACAAGTTTTTACTTTTACTTTGTGAATGTCTATGTTTTTTCTATTCCTTTTTATGGTGTTGTATTTGGATTTTATCATAGTTGTTACTTCATCCTCTAGATGCTTTTGAGATTTCACTTCTATTGTTACGTTATTATTTAATCTACATGAAAGCTGCATATTTTATAAATGATGGTACCACTACTTGATTGCATTTCCATATTGAAGGTCGAGGTAGAAAGGAATTTTTTGAACATGCAGAGTCTCTTTGTTGCAGTTTTGGCTGTCAAACTTTCAAATTTATAGGAGAGTAATGACCTACTTGCTAAAAAGTCAATCGGAATACATACATTTATGCTGAGGGTTGTTCAAAAGAAACTTTGAAAACTCTAGCTTCTCTCCATAAACTCTTTTGAAAACTGCTCAGAGAATATTTATCCAGTTTTATGGTTTTCAATATATGAAGAAAGTTTGAGCAGAGCTGCTTTACTCTTATGATAGTCAAGTTAGAGTGGAAATTTCTATCTGGTTTTTACAATATTTTGAAGAAATGCCTTGCCCCTCAACTTAATTTCTTGTTTAATACTATTCGTAATGTCAAGTtctcaaccttttttttttctccctttttgttAGGTGCATTTTGTATTGAAAGAGCTTGTACGGAAGTCTATTGCTGAAACAGAGGtaaaattgattttctttgaGGTTCTTCTCATCATATGAACTAGTTTCTGTTTCTATATtatcgtatattgtattttacATTTAAGAACTCACTCCTGacgttttgacttttgagtgaCACAGCAATAATTTATTACCAAATGCAGAATACAAATTAGAATTACATGGTACTAAAGCTACCTTGCAATAATTTCAGGAACTAAAGCGATTCCCAACTCTTCAATCTGACATTGCAGCTGCTTCAAATGAAGCGTTGGAACGATTTCGTGAAGAAAGTCGCAAAACAGTTCTAAGGCTTGTCGACATGGAGTCGAGCTATCTTACAGTGGAATTTTTTCGGAAGCTTCATCTTGAACCTGAGAAGAATACTAACCCATCTGGTCCCAACGCAGACCGTCTCAATTCAGACCGTCCCAATGCAGACCGTTATGCCGATAATCATTTCAGGAAGATTGGTGAGCAATTTTATGGCCGCTTTGCTTCACATGCCAGCTGATGTTTTTTCTACTCAGTGTTTTGGATTTTGTCTGAAGTTATTCGCAAGATTCAAATATAAtctgcttttgtttttcttcttcacaaTTGAACTTAAGAAGCTTGATGAGTAAAGCCAGAGTTCCTTTTCTGACTTTATTCTCCCCCAATTTAACATATCCCTCAGTGtatgattttattttgtagattttttttttctatgaaaaAATATATGAGATAGAACGTTTTTGATGCTTGATATTAGCACTTATCTTAAGTGATTGAAACATTTTGTTCTATAGATTGCATAATTAGGAGGAGAACAATATACAGGGTGTTGGTTGTTTTTGTTAGTATTGACGATGTAACTTGTGGCTCACTAGATGCTGAGATAAAAATCTTTTGACATATTTCAGGATCAAATGTCAGCGCTTACATAGGTATGGTTTGTGATACAATGAAGAATTCTCTCCCCAAGGCTGTTGTTTATTGTCAAGTCAGGGAGGCCAAGAGGTCACTGCTCAACCATTTCTATGCTCAAGTTGGAAGAAAAGAGGTAAAGACTGTCATTTtcaacattttatttttctatgacATACTAGCTCGATCCCCCACCAAAGAAAATATGAATAAAAgagtaaaattttatttattacctGTTGCATTCATAAAGTTTTGAGAGATAAAGTTTAATGATTGCTATTGGGGGATAGGAATTAGATTTATCTAGAACTTCTGATAATCAAGCAAATAAAAGAATTGAGTACAAAGAATTAATTGACAGATGGCTCCAAGAGGTGCCTCCTATGTACAAGCAGCAGTAAGTGCAGAACATAAAATCAAGTACGTGAATAAGCAAATCCTCCGTTACATTACAACTAACACTGGGCCAGCAGCAGATGCTATTGATCCATTTGTTCTTGATACGGGTTAACATGGACTTTCTTTTGAGAAAATATGGATTCTGTCAGACCCATCCGACTCCTCTGTCAGACCCATCCATTCGAAAGTCCTTTTAATATCTTGCAGTTTTTTGCTTACGGAAATCAGGATAGTGAACATGGGAAACTAGTAGATTTAGAAGGGCGCTATTGATGAAGCATAAGCGTTAAGGAAATAGTGAAaaattactttatgaaacaaaaATGTTCACTATTGAAAAACCTGAAGCATGCATGGAAATTGTTTTTATTCATAAGGCATCTGCATTAGCAATATTGACAACCTGAAGTTATTaaacaattcaatgcatggaagAAACCTGAATGAGGATAAGCCTCTTTAATGCCAAGTTCACAAGCCTCGTGCATTGAAGACAGGTTTGGTATAGGTTGGTGTTTTTAGCCTTAACGTCACATCATGGAGAGGCTATTTTTGTGGTTTAAGCCTGCATCCCTAAGTTGCAGCGAAGCCATTTCACCAAACCAGAGTTTTCTCTTGGAAGAAGCCTCttcatttcatggaaacttTTAAACTGATTAGATTAAGTACATGCTTAACTTTTGAGCCTTTGTGAAAGTTTTGGGACCATGGTTTGCCTTTATTTTCTGCCGTCTGAAATTGTTTTGGAATtccttattttataaaattgaaGCAAATCCACCCTTCTTAGCAAATCCACCCTTCTTAGCCAAAAGTTGGCCAATAGACTGCTAATAAAGATTACATCTGTCTTTAGTTCGCGGATGATTGTAAGACACTATAAGTTCACTTGGATTTTACTTTTTCTCATTCTTGACAATCAATTGGAATGTGAAAACTAATAACAGTATAGTCTTACATTGACATTGACATAATGACATGGTTTTGTTTAATGCAGCAGTTAGAAAcattttcaaagcattgtaATGTATGTATAGAAGCACTGTGGTTGATTAGGTTTCATTTCGTGCCCTTGTTAACGATAAGTAGAGTAGAAGGCTGACAGTAACTCCATAATGATGTCTATGCAGAAGGAAAAGCTTGGTGGAATGTTGGATGAGGACCCACAGCTTATGGAAAGGAGAACAGCCATAGCTAAAAGGCTTGAACTGTACAAGTCAGCTAGAGACGAGATTGACTCGGTCGCAtggaaatgataaaaatctaaACCATATGACTCATCCAGACACCCCTTTTTGCCATTCGAATGTTGCAGGATAGACTTCTGCAGGAACAAGGGAAGTATACGAGGAGCTTCGGATTTGCACTGCTTGTGATATTTGTAGTTTTGTACCCATCCTGCATCCATTTGTTACTTGTCAGTATAAATGAAACTCGACAGTAGGtcattgattttcttcttgttttttaccTGGTACTAAttaatttgtcaattttttccTTCATGGGATGCTGGAATTCTTTTTCCTGGGATAACTGGAATTCTTGAGCAATCAATCTGAAAACATTCTCGATGAATTAGATGATATTCACACAGCTTGCATTTGAGATGGGacattttacaatttgaaatgtataaTTCCGTAAGGACCGTAACCATCTGTTTTATTGCATTGAGTCAACATCCGTCAAACTTTTCCATCATTTGTGTTATGATTATTAGAATTTTCAATCTAATAGTGCTCTCGCAGAAGAACGCTTAATTGCGGAGTTAGAGCAATTGTAATAGTATAATTTGGGCCAATAAAATGTATtggaaaatgtgttttgttgatgtggtagGGGACATAACAAAATGTATCCATGCCCCTTAAAATGGagtcattgtggttgctcttactACGAGATGTTGTCATTCAGGAAAACGTGTTGTTGATTATTAGgaactgaaaattttaatatatgttAACATTGATCCTCCTCATACCATGTTTTCTAGCTAAGAATATGTCCATTTCAGAATCTTCATTCTGCAATCAGAATTTGActtcttttcccatttttcttcatATATAAGCTCAAATGAACATTTCTTAGATTCCAGAAAACGTTTCTTCAAGctatcatatttttctttcGGTGTCAAGAGATGGAAAAAGAATCTTACCATCTCACCACTTGAGTTACTCTGAGTAAAACCATTAAATACACATCCATATTTTACTCTTTTCATTTTACAATAATTTACAAAATACAGACAACTAGGCAACGGTCTTCAAACAATACAAAACATATCTACAATCACAGAGCCACAGAACCGTTTGGAAAGCACCTCAATGAGACATGGGAAAAGAAATTATGCAATGGAAGCGATACAGCAGAACTCTTCTGCATAATTGGAACAAAACTAATGCATTTCCACAAATTCAGTGTCTCGTTTTTAAGTTATGGCTCTGAGTCTTGCTTGCTCGCTAAGCATAGCTCGTGTAATTCGTTAAGTATCCATTCCTCTCCAGTATGCCCACCCAACACCAAGACCCTAGTTCCTCCGACAACACAAGTGCTATGACCCCAGGCAAACTTAGGTGGTTGTCCCGGGACGTTGAGAATTCTCCATGAGGATTTTTCCTCCGAAGGATCCAAAAGGAAGAGCTGGGAAGGCGAGTGCAAACCAGCAATGGAACCACCAAAAATTATAATCCTCCCGCAGGGCATGCTGACAGCAACATGATCAAGTCTAGGGGGAGGAACCACTGCATTCTGGCTGCCAACACCAGTCAATGCACCACATGCCAGTTGTCTCCACTGTGGCTCTTCTTCctccaaatcaatggtgtagGCCTCACCAGAACGTAGACGCAGGTGGCCACTTTGAGCTAGCCCACCAAACATAAGAATTTTGGTCCGACCATAAACTGACAGTGAATGCCCCAATCTAGATGGAGGAGCCCATGATGTTGGAATCTCTTTCCACATCGGCTTGTCAGAATTGAGGTCCAGTAAGTACATGTCACTGAGAAGTACGCCAGCATCTGTGCATCCACCGGAAACAACTAACTTAGAACCTTCTATTATGCAAGAGCTGTGCCAAGATCTAGGGAGAGGAGAAGTTCCACCAGACACTTCTTTCCATGTCGGCTGTTTTGCATCCAAGTCAAGAACAAATACATCATTTAGCAATCCCTGCCTTCCACATCCTCCAAATACCACCAACCAGGAATCATTCAAGCATGAGAGAGTATGACCCCAGCGTCCAGGTGGTGATGTTTTCACACTCACGCGCTGCCACTCTGGATTTGCAGTATCAAGATTGAGAACATATGTGTCATCCATCGGCTGCATGTTAATTCCTTCCCCTCCAAACAACACAAGCCTATTCCCTGCTGCACATGCACTAAAGTTACAACGAGAAGGCTCCACTGCTCCTCCAACAGTCAGTTTCTTCCAACAAACAGCCTCCAGAGTAGTTAGCTCCCTGGCCAGACGGCCCCAACCTAGTTTCTTGGTCATCAATTCCAACGTCCCAGTGACTTCTCTACCCCATGCGTTTTGACATACCATTTTCCGTAAATTCTCATTTTTTGTTAATTGGCGGATCCTTGTGCAGACAGACCCAATAGATGCAACATCCCTTGGAGTTAGGCGGGATAAAATATTGTGTGCCAACACTTCATCAGAGAGTTGAAGTATCCCACATATTTCTTGATGCAGAGGTCGCGGAGGCTGTCCACTCACAGGAGCAAAATTATTTGACTGATCAGACATCTGATTGTAAGTTTCTTTGAACACAGGATACGACAATTGGTTCAGATCTATTTTTGCTTCAGCAAACACTTGAATGCCTATTATGTGTGTCACAACTCCATCATCATCACGTATTGGAGCGAGCCTTAACCTGTTTACCAAGGGAATACCATCCTTCCTAAAATTAAGAAGCTCGCCTTGGAACTCAATACCTTCCTCAACACATCTCCTGATCTCAGAGACAACAACAGGATCCACCAATGGGTGTCGTCTCTGAGCACGAGGATCCCTATTTTGTAGAAAGCGGCTGAAAGAAAAGAATTTTCGAAAGGTCAACATAGATTCCTCAAACCAGGAATAGGACAGATACAGTTGCGAAATCTCAAGAGTAAGAAAATTAGGAgagtaaaaaactaaaaacgGAAGTTTCAACGTTGATATATAACACCAAAATGATTCCTA of Tripterygium wilfordii isolate XIE 37 chromosome 13, ASM1340144v1, whole genome shotgun sequence contains these proteins:
- the LOC120013360 gene encoding dynamin-related protein 1C-like; translated protein: MATMESLIGLVNRIQRACTVLGDHGGGGEGMSLWEALPSVAVVGGQSSGKSSVLESVVGRDFLPRGSGIVTRRPLVLQLHKTDKGQTEYAEFLHAPKKRFTEFASVRREIEEETDRITGKSKKISNIPIQLSIYSPNVVNLTLIDLPGLTKVAVEGQPETIVEDIENMVRSYVEKPNCIILAISPANQDIATSDAIKLAREVDPTGERTFGVLTKLDLMDKGTNAVDVLEGRSYRLQHPWVGIVNRSQADINKNVDMIVARRKEREYFETSPEYGHLARKMGSEYLAKLLSQHLETVIRQRIPSIIALINKTIDELNAELDRIGRPIAVDSGAQLYTILEMCRAFDRIFKEHLDGGRPGGDRIYGVFDHQLPAALKKLPFDRHLSLKNVQKVVSEADGYQPHLIAPEQGYRRLIDGSISYFKGPAEACVDAVHFVLKELVRKSIAETEELKRFPTLQSDIAAASNEALERFREESRKTVLRLVDMESSYLTVEFFRKLHLEPEKNTNPSGPNADRLNSDRPNADRYADNHFRKIGSNVSAYIGMVCDTMKNSLPKAVVYCQVREAKRSLLNHFYAQVGRKEKEKLGGMLDEDPQLMERRTAIAKRLELYKSARDEIDSVAWK
- the LOC120013601 gene encoding adagio protein 3-like; this encodes MANKKEEDVYRSSGKRLKCTKNEYDDEEEEEEDEVEELVSEFPLTPGFFYYPMTPTSFVVSDALEPDFPVIYVNTVFEIFTGYRADEVLGRNCRFLQNRDPRAQRRHPLVDPVVVSEIRRCVEEGIEFQGELLNFRKDGIPLVNRLRLAPIRDDDGVVTHIIGIQVFAEAKIDLNQLSYPVFKETYNQMSDQSNNFAPVSGQPPRPLHQEICGILQLSDEVLAHNILSRLTPRDVASIGSVCTRIRQLTKNENLRKMVCQNAWGREVTGTLELMTKKLGWGRLARELTTLEAVCWKKLTVGGAVEPSRCNFSACAAGNRLVLFGGEGINMQPMDDTYVLNLDTANPEWQRVSVKTSPPGRWGHTLSCLNDSWLVVFGGCGRQGLLNDVFVLDLDAKQPTWKEVSGGTSPLPRSWHSSCIIEGSKLVVSGGCTDAGVLLSDMYLLDLNSDKPMWKEIPTSWAPPSRLGHSLSVYGRTKILMFGGLAQSGHLRLRSGEAYTIDLEEEEPQWRQLACGALTGVGSQNAVVPPPRLDHVAVSMPCGRIIIFGGSIAGLHSPSQLFLLDPSEEKSSWRILNVPGQPPKFAWGHSTCVVGGTRVLVLGGHTGEEWILNELHELCLASKQDSEP